Genomic DNA from Corynebacterium kroppenstedtii:
TCCTTCGTCGTCGACCAGGTCAAGGAGTCACTTGCCGGGTTGAGCAAGGATGAAATCGCGAAGTCTGTCATCGCGTATGAACCCATCTGGGCTATCGGAACAGGTAAAACAGCATCTGCTTCGGATGCACAAGAAGTGTGCCATGCTATTCGTGGTGCGCTTGCCGAGCTGACAGATGACGAAACGGCGTCGTCAATTCGAGTCTTGTATGGCGGTTCCATGAAGACGGGCAATGTTTCTGAACTGATTGCTGAACAAGATATTGACGGCGGGCTTGTTGGCGGTGCTTCACTCGATGGTGAGGACTTCGCCAAGCTCTCTGCCATGGCTGCAGACGGTAGCGTCTAAGGTCTCATCCGCCTATGTGGAGCGACGTAGCTCCGGGCCAGGCGGGTCACGGCGCGAGTGTTAGTTAGTGCTCATGCTAGTTAGCACTAGTGCGCCGAATGAATGAGCCGGTGTGCTCCTCGTAAGTTGTCGACACTCACCCAATCAAGTCCGGCATTGAGGAGCCACCGGCTTACTCGCGCATGGTGGGCGTAGGGCCATGTTGGGATGCCCCATAACCGTGCCTGCCGCCCTTGCTTGTGTACAGAGGAGACGAACTCCCTCACTGCAGCTTCTTCCGATGCCGCGATAGTGCGAAAACCACGCCATGCTGACAAGTGCGTGAAATCAGTACTCACCATGGGCATCAGCCATGTTGGGGGACAGGCAGCCAAATCTTCCGGACGACCATCGAGGAATACCCGACGATGACGGTCTTTTGTCGGTGGTTGTGTCCACCATTCATCAGCAGCCCTCAAGCTATTTCCTGTCGCAATCAAAGTCAGACGTCGGGGGATAAATTCTTCCCCAGTCCATTCACTCAACACATCCTCATAGCGGGACGCGATAGCTTCGAGTTGTTTTAACGCAGGGAGCCCAGCCGATTTGATATCAACGTGGACATAAACAGGTTCCTCATTACCTGGCTGCGACGGTGCGAAGGCACTGCTGACGTCATTGGCACCGGTGGGGAAGAGGGGCCCCAGTCGCGCCATTGTGGCGAGTGGTTCGAGATAATCCCTTTCTAAATCCAGACCACGACTCTTTTCTAAAACACTATGGCCCAGAAGAAAACGCCCTCGATAAAGGGTGGCATCAGCCTCCACTGAGGCAAAGCCGCGGAGTAAGGCCTCGCGGAGAGGGAAACGATGGGAACTGTCATTATGCGCATGCACATGAGGGAGGCGCTCTGGAAGATCCGCCGGTTTAAGCGGAACCAGGTAGCCGAGAGCAGCTCGTAGTCCAGGCGGGATAAAAGGGAGTACACCTACCACCCGTTGCAGATGGAAACGGCGAATGAGTCCATCGGCAATGGCGTGGACGGTTACTCCAACCCCCTGAGCTGCAGCATGAAAGTGGTCCGTCAGAGAGAGTAGACGAGCTCGAGTTCTCACAATCCCTATTATGCCTTCCCGCGGCCGGGAACGAATCTCGTGGGCCTTATCTAACGCAATGCCGCTGCCTTACGTGACACATTGAGTGGGGCACGTTCACTCGCCAGCGCTAATACGTTACACTGGTGTGGTTATTAACGGTCGGTGACATTAATTCCTGATTGGAGCACCCACACCAATGCATCTCGCGTTGCAAATCGTTTTGGTTGTGTTTAGCCTGCTCATGGGGCTGTTCGTCCTTTTGCACAAAGGCAAGGGCGGCGGATTGTCCAGCCTTTTTGGTGGCGGAATGCAATCAAATCTTTCAGGATCGACGGTTGCAGAGAAGAACCTCGACCGCATTACCATCGTCTGCGCAATTATCTGGTTAGCTGCAGTGATCGGTTTGAACCTACTTCAGGCGTACGGATAATCATGGACATGTAACCATCCACATCCATCCCGGCCCTCACGAGCACTTGACGGACGTAATTTGGTGGTGGATGGGTCCTCGCGATAACAACAATCCCGCTACCAGTGAGGCCCTGCCGCGATTCACGCGAAGGGCCTACTAATTTTGCCGACGAACAACACAATCCTTATCCGGGCCGAATGAGGATGCGTTGTATTCGTCGGCTGTTTTTGTAGATTATGACGATGAACGCCGCAGCTGAGATAGGGCAGGTGCATCAGCATAGACGGCAGTATCTTCTTGCCCACGTGCGCCTGCAGCGGGCCACATGTCTGTATCGTCGCCAGAGACTGCGTGTCCGAGAGCCTCAGCTTTTCCTTCACCAGCGACGACAAACCACACACGAGTCGATGAATTCAACGCGCGACGGGTGAGCGATAAACGAGTAGGCGGTGGCTTAGGGCAATCAGTTACGGATACAACGGTGTCATCACTCGTTAACTCAGGCGTATGGGGGAACAAGGAATTAATGTGCCCCTCTGGCCCCATACCTAAGAGGTGGATGTCGAATCCATCAGGAGCATACCTATTAATGGTGTCTGCGTATGACGTAGCAGCGTCCTCGAGCTCCGTCATGTCGACGTTTCCGCTGCGGGATCCTTCGGTCTCCCCATATGTACTTTCAGGTG
This window encodes:
- the secG gene encoding preprotein translocase subunit SecG gives rise to the protein MHLALQIVLVVFSLLMGLFVLLHKGKGGGLSSLFGGGMQSNLSGSTVAEKNLDRITIVCAIIWLAAVIGLNLLQAYG
- the pgl gene encoding 6-phosphogluconolactonase — encoded protein: MSEKSSSDSDVRIVACADQAEVAMRAARDVENVIVSIQEGREGASNTTGVTPDGYARLVVTGGSTGIAVLHQLYIDSEAGNAGIDWNRVHVFFGDERWVPADHPERNDKQAIEALFSQIDIPQDNLHRIPAPSPESTYGETEGSRSGNVDMTELEDAATSYADTINRYAPDGFDIHLLGMGPEGHINSLFPHTPELTSDDTVVSVTDCPKPPPTRLSLTRRALNSSTRVWFVVAGEGKAEALGHAVSGDDTDMWPAAGARGQEDTAVYADAPALSQLRRSSS